The nucleotide sequence gttctgttttaggaccacttttattctccatatatattaacagcgtaggtgataatgtggatgaagctactttacatttgtatgcggatgatactgtgatgtattgtgcaggtcccaccattaaggaggctgttgttaaattacaggctgtttttaacattattcagactcagttctctgaattaaagcttcttttaaatgtggataaaaccaaggtaatgctattttcaaaagcaaaaaagacaccagagcctgttttagatattgagcatgatggtttgtttaatgctgttttttttattataatgaacagcggaacgttagatgcattctttatcaccatcatcatcatgttatagtgatacagttagtttattggttcaatacagcatatatcgagcactttcgttgatgttgaagtacagGCTATACGCCACTTTCAGATCCCGGGGAAGCAGCTGGCAGCCCAGAtaaaaactctttcttcattgtttgttgtgtattcagtcaagcgggtcaaagttacaatgtaaaattgtaagtacaatgtaaagtcctaTACTCTGCAGGTGCCggtaaagagcaatacaatgacaaaacctttccaaacaaaacaactagtaggtaggtaggcaggcaaacaggcaggcagacagacagacagatagacaggtagatagatggataggtagatagacagatagatggatatcatatatagatagatacttcattcatcccaaattgtgaaatgtgtggaaacaagtataaacacaataacattaaatacaaatgaaagcaatagacaggaatatatgcGTAGACAGTAGAAAAGACACGATGAATATTCtaacatttaatgtagccttactatgaaggctaacctaaatacggtgcttttctgtgtgtgtaaaaagacgatccacaagcagaaatgtgagatccacgagcagagatttgagatccgcaagcgcattattggtcgacaaatacaaaatggattcacacatggctgatcaaaagttgtaaatgttaaagagatattcacagatcttttttttatttgtgaaaatatttagcgtatttgcagatccgttttacatttgcaaatgtatttgtgagtttgcaaatcttttaaatgcatttgtggatggtgttttacatttacaaatcacatatttacacacaaataattgttatgttcacacaaataattatgagacatatctatggctccttatgggtactgcaatttttggccTGAGCGACGtgctggtgctctccgtcagcactgcacccctgtcagacaagacatataccacgtgatgacacgttaggctgttaggtgttcaaggaccctgaccttggacaggaaaaacaggcactcgcttgtttaatttgtttgcggtctagatttcttacatTTGTGCGTGTTTGTAAAAATACCTCGATAGCCTTACCAAAtagtctcgcgggccgtatacggccagggggccggaggttccccacacCTGACAAAACACATCAAACTGACCCGTACCTGTTTTTTCCACATCAGGAACATTGCCAAGCTCAGGGGCCTTCTATCCAATGCAGAACTGGAGATGGCTATCCATGCCTTTATTTCACCCCGGCTTGAATAAACCGGCTACAACAGGTCCAAAATACTGCAGCCAGATTACTGACTCGGTCCAAAAAAACATGCCACATCACTCACTCCGGTCCTTTCTGCtctgcactggctccctgtccatCTCAGAACCCAATGTAAAGTATTGTTTACACATATAGAGCTGTCCATGGGCAAGGGCCCGTCTACATTAACGACCTTATACACCCTCACAGGACAACCAGGGCCCTGAGGTCCTCCGAGCAAGGCCTCTTAAGGGTCCCCGACGCAGGCTAAAAACGAAAGGGGACCGTGCCGTTGAGGCGGTGGCCACTATGGAATGAACTCTCCCAGAAACTGAGAGCCTCTGTCTCAGTGGAGGTTTTTAAGGGGCAGCTAAAGACTCACCTTTTCCGACAGGCTTTCGGGGCCTCGGAGGAGGTGAGTTTGTAGCTGATTTACTGGATGTGTGTCCAAATGTTTAAAGTCTGTCATACCAGTCCCATTTTTATATACTATTATTATATTACTGTTAGTTTTTTCACCACAGGGGGCAGTGCAATTATGTTTAAaagtaaaactgcaattccatGATCCATTGCGGCGGTCCTTTTCTAGCTTGCGGTCCTCAGAAGCTACACGTTGCTAAGAGACGTTGATGCAGATTTTATACCGAATGTAATGTGTTTAAGAGACTTTTAAAACGCATAAAGAGTTAACCCCGGGAATAGTGGATAGGAAACGacgataggagctgatttttggacaaTTCGACTGCAACCCAGAACAGACTGCTAACTCAACAGGAAATATCAAAAACATCTCAATAGACGTTTAAAGTCACAACATTTTATTAACCACAGAGATTATTGGAGAAACTACTCAGCAGATTAATGAACAGTACAACTAAATTCCTTCAATGCAGCTTAATGAGGCTAGCAGTAAagatataatatttaaaaaaaggaataGCAAGGCTATTAGAAATCCATGGTTGAAACACAGCACAGTAAAACATTTCTTCATAGTTAAGGAACCATTACAAACATCAATTAAATTGgagaaacagcatctctgtggcCTTGTGTTGGCATAGTGTGAACGCTGGTCAGAACATAAAAGACTGTtgtaataataaagctttattcatACAGCACGTACAGctcagtgctttacaaaatggcaacacatcacaagttaaaaataaacaacaagaaAGTCCTCTCAGATGTTAAGACTTTTACAGATACATGCAGCAAAATATAACATTGTAACAGGTTAAGATACACAAGGAGGTAAAAGGTTTGATAATAATAAATGAAAGTACAGTACAAAAAAAACTATGATTTCTCTCAGAAAGATGAGACACAAGACAAGTGAATAGATGCAACAATATAAAACCCTATAAAATAAAGTGAATATATAGGTACAacagaaataaaatataataatgtatAGTAATAAAAACATCATAATTCTAATAAAAGATTAAACGATTAAAATATATAGAAACCagcataaaaataaatgttgctatTGAAACTGTTAAATAACTAATACAAGATAAAACCCTTCCAATATCATAAATGAAACAATATAAAAGTAGGTAAATAATAAAGACTAAAAGACCATTTAAGGGGGTTGCTAATAAAAAGCTAATCTAAAGAGATGTCGCATGGAGAGATACccttcctgcagcggtcagactaTACAACCAGCACGGCCCCTagtagaccacacacacacgcacgcacgcacgcacacacacacacacgcacacacacacacactatatcaCCCCTTTGGATTGTGAGTTCACTTGatgtcctgaatgttttccccaCACTCTTCCTAGCTGTACGTTTTTTATTCAGTGGGAATACATCGATGTGATTTAAGATGACCCGATCTGGTgaatgttttcccacactcttcacagctgtacggtctctctcctgtgtgaacacgctgatgtgttttgagagcacttgatgtagtgaacgttttaccacactcttcacaccaatacggtttttctccagtatgaattcGTTGATGCGTTTGAAAATTACCTGATGTCGTgaatgttttcccacactcttcacagctgtaccgtttttctccagtatgaatacgatGATGTGTTTTGAAAGCATCTGATCTAGTGAACGTTTtaccacactcttcacagctgtatggTTTTACTCCCGTGTGAACACGCTGATGTGTTTTTAGATGATCTGATctagtgaaagttttcccacattcttcacagctgtacggtttatctccagtgtgaatacgttgatgtgatttgagttCACTTGATTGAGCGAAAGTTTGCCCAcaatcttcacagctgtacggtttttctccagtgtgaatacgttgatgtgtttgAAAATTACCTGATGTCGTGAATTTTtttccacactcttcacagctgtacggtttttctcccgtgtgaacacgttgatgtgttttgagatgacCTGATCTAGTGAACATTTTCCCAcagtcttcacagctgtacggtttttctccactGTGAATAAGATGATGTGATTTGAGGGCACCTGATTGAGCGAAAGTttgcccacactcttcacagctgtacggtttttctccagtgtgaatacgttgatgcgATTTGAGAGCACCCGATTGAGCGAAAGTTTTCCCACAGTcatcacagctgtacggtttctctccagtgtgaatacgttgatgtgatttgagatgaCCTGATTGAGCGAAAGTTTgaccacactcttcacagctgtacgttttctctccagtgtgaatacgttgatgtgttttgagatcacCAGATCTAGTGAATGTTTTCctacactcttcacagctgtacattttttctccagtatgaataagCAAGTGGCGCTTTAAATGTCCAGATGTTGTAAAGGATttgtcacattgctgacagctgtgacgTCTTTCTCTTCCTTTTGGTTTCTAGAACAGacggacagagaaagagagaaagtaaatctaaaaagcataaatacatatacagttaacacaataaaaactcaCTTAATACAAACCTTGAGTTAAAAATATGCTACTTTTACTAACGGTTTGTGTTTATTATACTTGTATTATATTTGATACAGTAAAACAGCAACATTCTAACCACAGTATATACCAGAGgtgggggactcgagtcacatgacttgagtcgCATCTTTTtttacttgagacttgcttgactaacattgataaaagactcaactttaaatatttgtttcggTATTGAACGAAGCCCCTAAAGGGCAATGAAAAAAAAAGcatgagaaagttaccggtgcgccaagtaggaagtggagcgcacaggagacagaCGTTTCATT is from Pseudochaenichthys georgianus unplaced genomic scaffold, fPseGeo1.2 scaffold_167_arrow_ctg1, whole genome shotgun sequence and encodes:
- the LOC117441327 gene encoding zinc finger protein 98-like isoform X1, yielding MASTALEDLPENREGLAASGDTGTLGEDTGTPGEDTGTPMEDTGMAGSRKTTFVQRHSRRRSNESSMEENKETPGAQKPKGRERRHSCQQCDKSFTTSGHLKRHLLIHTGEKMYSCEECRKTFTRSGDLKTHQRIHTGEKTYSCEECGQTFAQSGHLKSHQRIHTGEKPYSCDDCGKTFAQSGALKSHQRIHTGEKPYSCEECGQTFAQSGALKSHHLIHSGEKPYSCEDCGKMFTRSGHLKTHQRVHTGEKPYSCEECGKKFTTSGNFQTHQRIHTGEKPYSCEDCGQTFAQSSELKSHQRIHTGDKPYSCEECGKTFTRSDHLKTHQRVHTGVKPYSCEECGKTFTRSDAFKTHHRIHTGEKRYSCEECGKTFTTSGNFQTHQRIHTGEKPYWCEECGKTFTTSSALKTHQRVHTGERPYSCEECGKTFTRSGHLKSHRCIPTE